The DNA sequence GCGCTGTGGCTCTCTGTGGGCACAGGCGTTGCCGCGTTTCTGCTCACCATCCTGACCGACCACAAGCTCGGTGTGATCCGCGTGTTATCGTACGCGTTTCACCTGCGCGTTGATTTTCTTGTGGGGGTTGTCTTTGTGATTGCGCCGCTTGTGCTCGGCTTCAGCGGCATCGATGCGTGGTACTACTGGCTGAACGGTGCGGCAGTACTCACGGTTGTGAGTTTGCATAGCCCGGAAACTACACAGCACCGCGCCGACGCAGTCGCCTAGCCTCCCATCTAAAGCAAGAAATACAAGAATGACAGGCGGACACAACACTGTGCCCGCCTGTTCGCTTTCAGCTACAATTTAACCATAGTGCCTGACTGGACCTTCCCATCAACTAGCAGGCGATAGTAATATGTGGCTGCAGGCAGATTGCCTCCATCGAAACGAACCTGCTGCCGGCCTGCAGGCAACTGGCCATCCACAACCGTACTGATTTTGCGCCCAACCACATCAAATACTTCCAGCTTGGTTTGCGACGAACGTCCAAGTGTAAATTCGATGGTTGTTGTACCCTGGAATGGGTTTGGATAATTGCCGTCGAGTGCAAACGAAACTGGCGTTTGCGCCGGCTCATTGGCGACAGGGGCACCACCGCGCACAAGTGGCAACGGTGTAAACGATCCCCCGAGCACCGCTTCAATGCCCGTGTTATCCAGTCCAAACCACCCACTCAGCACCGAGGCATACACAGCTCTGAAATCTGTGGTAAAGCGGCGGTCGCCGAACTCATCCGTATTCACGAGGTCAGGTAGCGTGCCATAGATCCCCCCATTCACATTGGGGCCGATCAGGAAAAGCGGCGCGGTTGTACCATGGTCCGTGCCGGCGGAGCCATTCTCCCATGATGTACGGCCAAATTCAGAGAAGGTCATGGTCAGTACGCGATCCTGTAGTCCAGCTGCCTGCAGGTCGTCTTGAAAAGCTTTAACGGAAGCGGCCAGCGATTGCATCAAGTATGCATGCTCTTCAGCCTGCGCTACGTGCGTGTCAAATCCGCCCAGGCTCACCATGTAGATCCGTGTATTCAACCCACCCCGGATCAGTTGCGCTACGTTGGCCAGGTTTTCTCCCAACTCGTTGTCCGGATATGTTACTGCGTTCGAGGTGTTCTGCGTAGCCTCCTGAATCGCGCTTGCGTACCGGTACGAGTTATTTACCACCGTCCGCGCAAAACTCATCTCTGTACCCGACGGCGTGCCCGGTAAGCCCGTGGTTTCATACAGGGCGCCTCCGTTGGCAAGCTGTTCAAAAACTTCCGGGCTTTGTATGGTCATGCCCATGTCGTTTTGCGTGCCTTTGAATACAAAACTTGTCCCGCCCATCTGTACAGCCAGGGGGTGCGCCGGTGGCTGTGTTAGATAGTTAGGCGTCATTTGCTCCAGATACCGACCGGTCCAGCCCGAGGGATCGTGCCTGGTTGGGTCTGAACCAGACAGCCAGATGTCCATCGACCGGAAATGCGACAGGTTAGGACTTGGATACCCTACTTCCTGTACGATAGCGAGTTGCCCCTCTCCAAAATAGGCATCCCAACCTGTGAGGTTTTGGGTCAGTCCAAGGTCGCTTGACAAGCGGTAAGTTTCACGTTCTGGAATGGCTAAACTGGGGCGTGTGTTGTAATACTCATCGTTGGTCAGTGGGACCACCGTATTCAGACCATCATTGCCGCCATCCAATTGGATAAGCACTAGAATCCGGTCGGTATCTGCGTTGAGCAATGGGGCAAGCAAGGCTGAATTGGCGATCGCATTCACCGGGGTGCCACCCATCATAAAACTGCTGGCGGTAGCGCCCAGGCCAAGGGTTTTGAGGAACGATCGACGTGTCCAGGCTTCGTGATCATGGGAATGCGCAGCACCATCTTGAAGCCGGCCTCCCTTTCGGTTTTTTTTGTTAAATCCTTTATACATGATAGATCAAAATTTGGATGTGAGATGCCGGCGCAGTGCTGCTAATATGAGCGTGCAGGCCAGACCATGAGCAGTTGTTGGCTGTATCAGGCCAGCTGGTATTCAGGGAGTTCACAGACAAAAGCGATGAATTCGCGTAAAGCGTATTCTGCTTCTTCTGTATTGAGGTCCCATTCGTACCAGGGAATACCCGCCAGCATCTGTTTGGTGAGGT is a window from the Bacteroidota bacterium genome containing:
- a CDS encoding DUF1501 domain-containing protein; amino-acid sequence: MYKGFNKKNRKGGRLQDGAAHSHDHEAWTRRSFLKTLGLGATASSFMMGGTPVNAIANSALLAPLLNADTDRILVLIQLDGGNDGLNTVVPLTNDEYYNTRPSLAIPERETYRLSSDLGLTQNLTGWDAYFGEGQLAIVQEVGYPSPNLSHFRSMDIWLSGSDPTRHDPSGWTGRYLEQMTPNYLTQPPAHPLAVQMGGTSFVFKGTQNDMGMTIQSPEVFEQLANGGALYETTGLPGTPSGTEMSFARTVVNNSYRYASAIQEATQNTSNAVTYPDNELGENLANVAQLIRGGLNTRIYMVSLGGFDTHVAQAEEHAYLMQSLAASVKAFQDDLQAAGLQDRVLTMTFSEFGRTSWENGSAGTDHGTTAPLFLIGPNVNGGIYGTLPDLVNTDEFGDRRFTTDFRAVYASVLSGWFGLDNTGIEAVLGGSFTPLPLVRGGAPVANEPAQTPVSFALDGNYPNPFQGTTTIEFTLGRSSQTKLEVFDVVGRKISTVVDGQLPAGRQQVRFDGGNLPAATYYYRLLVDGKVQSGTMVKL